In Streptomyces chartreusis NRRL 3882, the following are encoded in one genomic region:
- a CDS encoding methyltransferase domain-containing protein produces the protein MTPTLVRQHLPHAGSAPRVDLRARARDWSEIQERMLVPLYEAVYERLDVGPATRLLGLGCGSGLALLMAAARGAAVTGVDASPERMALARERLLPEAGATHARAGNRLVEGSPRDTAEPGAPAYTLVTAFEPIGCLAGDSEGLGGLLAEATPLAGRGAAVVLAGWGPPERCATTSVLRVATKLAEPLRSTGSWRLALRDDLEDVAHRAGLRPDGSGRVACPFGYADVDSAVRGLKSTGLFDAAITATDQVQVDKELTEALHPHQRPDGTVWMPNVFRYLIARTP, from the coding sequence ATGACACCTACGCTCGTGCGGCAGCACCTGCCTCACGCGGGGTCCGCACCCCGCGTGGACCTGCGTGCACGCGCGCGTGACTGGTCCGAGATCCAGGAGCGGATGCTCGTACCGCTCTATGAGGCCGTCTACGAGCGACTGGACGTGGGTCCCGCGACGCGGCTGCTCGGCCTCGGCTGCGGTTCCGGACTCGCCCTGCTGATGGCCGCCGCCCGGGGAGCGGCGGTCACCGGTGTCGACGCTTCCCCCGAAAGAATGGCCCTCGCACGGGAGCGACTACTGCCCGAGGCCGGGGCCACGCACGCGCGTGCGGGCAACCGGCTGGTCGAAGGCTCGCCCCGGGACACCGCGGAGCCGGGCGCTCCCGCGTACACCCTGGTGACCGCCTTCGAGCCGATCGGGTGCCTGGCGGGCGACTCGGAGGGGCTGGGCGGACTGCTCGCGGAGGCGACGCCGCTGGCGGGGCGTGGAGCCGCCGTGGTGCTGGCCGGCTGGGGTCCGCCGGAGCGGTGCGCCACGACGTCCGTGCTGCGGGTCGCCACCAAGCTGGCGGAGCCGCTGCGCAGCACGGGCAGCTGGCGCCTCGCCCTCCGCGACGACCTGGAGGACGTCGCCCACCGGGCCGGTCTCAGGCCGGACGGGTCCGGGCGGGTGGCGTGCCCCTTCGGGTACGCCGATGTGGACAGCGCGGTGCGCGGGCTGAAGTCGACGGGGCTGTTCGACGCGGCGATCACGGCGACGGACCAGGTGCAGGTGGACAAGGAGCTGACCGAGGCTCTGCATCCGCACCAGCGGCCGGACGGGACGGTGTGGATGCCGAACGTGTTCCGGTATCTGATCGCCCGGACCCCATGA
- the rimM gene encoding ribosome maturation factor RimM (Essential for efficient processing of 16S rRNA), giving the protein MQLVVARIGRAHGIKGEVTVEVRTDEPELRLAPGTVLATDPAAAGPLTIETGRVHSGRLLLRFEGVGDRTGAEALRNTLLIAEIDPEELPEGEDEYYDHQLIDLDVVTADGTEVGRITEISHLPTQDLFIVERPDGSEVMIPFVEEIVSEIDLAEQKAVITPPPGLIDDRAEIASSREDTPSGEES; this is encoded by the coding sequence GTGCAGCTGGTAGTCGCACGGATCGGCCGTGCCCATGGCATCAAGGGCGAGGTCACCGTCGAGGTGCGGACCGACGAGCCTGAGCTCAGGCTCGCCCCCGGCACCGTACTCGCCACCGATCCCGCCGCCGCGGGACCGCTCACCATCGAGACGGGCCGCGTCCACAGCGGCCGTCTCCTGCTGCGCTTCGAGGGCGTCGGCGACCGCACCGGCGCCGAGGCCCTGCGCAACACCCTCCTGATCGCCGAGATCGACCCGGAGGAACTGCCCGAGGGCGAGGACGAGTACTACGACCACCAGCTCATCGACCTCGACGTGGTCACCGCGGACGGCACGGAGGTCGGCCGGATCACGGAGATCTCGCACCTGCCCACGCAGGACCTCTTCATCGTGGAGCGCCCCGACGGCAGCGAGGTGATGATCCCCTTCGTCGAGGAGATCGTCAGCGAGATCGACCTGGCGGAGCAGAAGGCCGTCATCACCCCGCCGCCGGGCCTGATCGACGACCGCGCGGAGATCGCCTCCAGCCGGGAAGACACGCCCAGCGGGGAAGAGTCGTAA
- a CDS encoding RNA-binding protein, which produces MLEEALEHLVKGIVDNPDDVQVASRNLRRGRVLEVRVHPDDLGKVIGRNGRTARALRTVVGAIGGRGVRVDLVDVDHVR; this is translated from the coding sequence ATGCTCGAGGAGGCTCTCGAGCACCTCGTGAAGGGCATCGTCGACAACCCTGACGATGTGCAGGTCGCCTCGCGCAACCTGCGCCGCGGTCGCGTGCTCGAGGTCCGGGTCCACCCGGACGACCTGGGCAAGGTGATCGGCCGCAACGGCCGCACCGCACGCGCCCTGCGCACCGTCGTGGGCGCCATCGGCGGTCGCGGTGTCCGCGTCGACCTCGTCGACGTGGACCACGTCCGCTGA
- the ffh gene encoding signal recognition particle protein, producing MFDTLSDRLSATFKNLRGKGRLSEADIDATAREIRIALLEADVALPVVRTFIKNVKERALGAEVSRALNPAQQVLKIVNEELVTILGGETRRLRFAKQPPTVIMLAGLQGAGKTTLAGKLGRWLKEQGHSPLLVACDLQRPNAVNQLSVVAERAGVAVYAPEPGNGVGDPVKVAKDSIDFAKSKVHDIVIVDTAGRLGIDQEMMQQAADIRDAVSPDEILFVVDAMIGQDAVNTAEAFRDGVGFDGVVLSKLDGDARGGAALSIRQITGKPIMFASNGEKLDDFDAFHPDRMASRILDMGDLLTLIEQAEKTFDQAEAQKMAEKLASKKGQDFTLDDFLAQMEQVRKMGSISKLLGMLPGMGQMKDQINNLDERDVDRTAAIIKSMTPAERQEPTIINGSRRARIAKGSGVEVSAVKNLVERFFEARKMMSRMAQGGGMPGMPGMPGMGGGPGRTKKKQKQAKGKQRSGNPMKRKQQEQEAAARRAAAAESGGAFGLPQQGGKDFELPDEFKKFMG from the coding sequence GTGTTCGATACTCTTTCCGATCGCCTCTCAGCGACCTTCAAGAACCTGCGCGGCAAGGGACGGCTCTCCGAGGCGGACATCGACGCCACGGCGCGCGAGATCCGGATCGCGCTCCTCGAGGCGGATGTGGCGCTGCCGGTCGTCCGTACGTTCATCAAGAACGTCAAGGAGCGCGCGCTCGGCGCCGAGGTCAGCAGGGCGCTGAACCCGGCCCAGCAGGTACTCAAGATCGTCAACGAGGAACTGGTCACGATCCTCGGCGGCGAGACCCGGCGTCTGCGCTTCGCCAAGCAGCCGCCCACCGTGATCATGCTGGCGGGTCTCCAGGGTGCCGGTAAGACCACCCTCGCCGGCAAGCTCGGCCGCTGGCTGAAGGAGCAGGGCCACTCACCGCTGCTGGTGGCCTGTGACCTCCAGCGCCCGAACGCCGTGAACCAGCTCAGCGTCGTCGCCGAGCGCGCCGGTGTCGCGGTCTACGCCCCGGAGCCGGGCAACGGCGTGGGCGACCCGGTCAAGGTCGCCAAGGACTCGATCGACTTCGCCAAGTCCAAGGTCCACGACATCGTGATCGTGGACACCGCCGGCCGCCTGGGCATCGACCAGGAGATGATGCAGCAGGCCGCGGACATCCGGGACGCGGTCAGCCCCGACGAGATCCTGTTCGTCGTCGACGCGATGATCGGTCAGGACGCCGTCAACACCGCCGAGGCCTTCCGCGACGGCGTCGGGTTCGACGGCGTGGTGCTCTCCAAGCTCGACGGCGACGCCCGCGGTGGTGCGGCCCTGTCGATCCGGCAGATCACCGGCAAGCCGATCATGTTCGCGTCGAACGGCGAGAAGCTCGACGACTTCGACGCCTTCCACCCGGACCGGATGGCCTCCCGCATCCTCGACATGGGTGACCTGCTCACCCTGATCGAGCAGGCGGAGAAGACCTTCGACCAGGCCGAAGCCCAGAAGATGGCCGAGAAGCTGGCCTCCAAGAAGGGCCAGGACTTCACCCTCGACGACTTCCTGGCCCAGATGGAGCAGGTCAGGAAGATGGGCTCCATCTCCAAGCTGCTCGGCATGCTCCCGGGCATGGGCCAGATGAAGGACCAGATCAACAACCTCGACGAGCGGGACGTCGACCGCACGGCCGCCATCATCAAGTCGATGACCCCGGCCGAGCGTCAGGAGCCGACGATCATCAACGGCTCGCGCCGCGCCCGTATCGCCAAGGGCTCCGGCGTCGAGGTCAGCGCGGTGAAGAACCTGGTCGAGCGGTTCTTCGAGGCCCGCAAGATGATGTCCCGCATGGCCCAGGGCGGCGGCATGCCGGGGATGCCCGGGATGCCGGGCATGGGCGGTGGTCCCGGCCGGACGAAGAAGAAGCAGAAGCAGGCCAAGGGCAAGCAGCGCTCCGGCAACCCGATGAAGCGCAAGCAGCAGGAGCAGGAGGCCGCCGCCCGGCGCGCGGCCGCCGCCGAGAGCGGAGGCGCCTTCGGGCTGCCGCAGCAGGGCGGCAAGGACTTCGAACTCCCCGACGAGTTCAAGAAGTTCATGGGCTGA
- a CDS encoding [protein-PII] uridylyltransferase encodes MTGTDVQKEAEDSGPSGYAAARLRLLTEEARSGPPRRAALAELTDDWLTGLFAAGAEGLRGASLVAVGGYGRGELSPRSDLDLLLLHDGSDTKAIGALADRLWYPVWDLGLALDHSVRTPAEARKTAGEDLKVQLGLLDARHIAGDLGLTAGLRTAVLADWRNQAPKRLPELQELCAERAERQGELQYLLEPDLKEARGGLRDATALRAVAASWLADAPREGLADARRRLLDVRDALHLATGRATDRLALQEQDQVAAEVGLLDADTLLRQVYEAARLISYASDVTWREVGRVLRSRAVRPRLRAMLGGGKPTAERSPLAEGVVEQDGEVVLARAARPERDPVLPLRAAAAAAQAGLPLSLHAVRRMAATVRPVPTPWPAEAREQLVTLLGSGRPTIEVWEALEAEGLITRLLPDWERVRCRPQRNAVHLWTVDRHLIETAVRASEFTRRVSRPDLLLVAALLHDIGKGWPGDHSVAGEIIAKDVAARIGFDRHDVAVVATLVRHHLLLVETATRRDLEDPATVRSVAEAVGTQGTLELLHALTEADALATGPAAWSSWRGSLVADLVERVSAVLAGDAPDDPEDAAPTAEQERLAIEAVATGSPVLSLRAQTEPPAGQEPSGDPEPLGVELLIAVPDQPGVLPAVAGVLAMHRLTVRTAELRSLTLPDGVDGSVLLLDWRVAAEYGSLPQAARLRADLVRALDGSLDIAGRLAERDAAYPRRRGVVAPPPRVSVHPAASRLATVIEVRSQDAPGLLFRIGRALEDASVLVRSAHVSTLGANAVDAFYVTGPEGAPLPGDEAESVARKLEETLRG; translated from the coding sequence GTGACGGGTACGGATGTGCAGAAGGAAGCAGAGGATTCGGGACCCAGCGGCTACGCGGCGGCCCGGCTGCGTCTCCTCACCGAGGAGGCGCGGTCCGGGCCGCCGCGCCGTGCGGCCCTGGCCGAACTGACGGACGACTGGCTCACCGGCCTGTTCGCCGCCGGCGCGGAAGGGCTGCGCGGGGCCTCCCTGGTCGCCGTCGGCGGCTACGGACGCGGCGAGCTCTCCCCGCGCAGCGACCTCGACCTGCTCCTGCTGCACGACGGCAGCGACACCAAGGCGATCGGCGCCCTCGCCGACCGGCTCTGGTACCCGGTGTGGGACCTGGGCCTGGCCCTCGACCACTCCGTCCGCACGCCCGCCGAGGCCCGCAAGACCGCGGGGGAGGACCTCAAGGTCCAGCTCGGCCTGCTGGACGCCCGGCACATCGCCGGTGACCTCGGCCTCACGGCCGGGCTGCGTACGGCCGTGCTGGCCGACTGGCGCAACCAGGCGCCCAAGCGCCTCCCCGAACTCCAGGAACTGTGCGCCGAACGCGCCGAGCGCCAGGGCGAGCTGCAGTACCTCCTCGAACCCGACCTCAAGGAGGCCCGCGGCGGGCTGCGCGACGCCACCGCCCTGCGCGCCGTCGCCGCCTCCTGGCTCGCCGACGCCCCGCGCGAGGGCCTCGCCGACGCCCGGCGCCGGCTCCTCGACGTACGGGACGCCCTGCACCTGGCAACCGGGCGGGCGACCGACCGGCTCGCGCTCCAGGAGCAGGACCAGGTGGCCGCCGAGGTCGGCCTGCTCGACGCGGACACGCTGCTGCGGCAGGTGTACGAGGCGGCGCGGCTCATCTCGTACGCCAGTGATGTCACCTGGCGCGAGGTGGGGCGCGTACTGCGGTCGCGCGCCGTGCGGCCCCGGCTGCGCGCCATGCTGGGCGGCGGGAAGCCGACCGCCGAGCGTTCTCCGCTGGCCGAAGGCGTGGTGGAGCAGGACGGCGAGGTGGTGCTCGCCCGCGCCGCACGCCCCGAGCGCGACCCCGTGCTGCCGCTGCGCGCCGCGGCCGCCGCCGCGCAGGCAGGACTCCCGCTCTCCCTGCACGCCGTACGCCGCATGGCGGCCACCGTGCGCCCGGTGCCCACGCCCTGGCCCGCCGAGGCCCGCGAACAGCTCGTCACCCTGCTCGGCTCCGGCCGCCCGACCATCGAGGTCTGGGAGGCGCTGGAGGCCGAGGGGCTGATCACCCGGCTGCTGCCCGACTGGGAGCGGGTGCGCTGCCGCCCGCAGCGCAATGCCGTGCACCTGTGGACCGTCGACCGGCACCTCATCGAGACCGCCGTGCGCGCCTCCGAGTTCACCCGCCGGGTCAGCCGCCCCGACCTGCTGCTGGTCGCCGCGCTGCTGCACGACATCGGCAAGGGCTGGCCCGGCGACCACTCGGTGGCCGGCGAGATCATCGCCAAGGACGTGGCCGCCCGCATCGGCTTCGACCGCCACGACGTGGCGGTCGTCGCCACCCTCGTCCGGCACCACCTGCTGCTCGTCGAGACGGCCACCCGGCGTGACCTGGAGGACCCGGCCACCGTGCGCTCGGTCGCCGAGGCCGTGGGCACCCAGGGCACCCTTGAACTGCTGCACGCGCTCACCGAGGCCGACGCCCTGGCCACCGGCCCGGCCGCCTGGTCGTCCTGGCGCGGGTCGCTCGTCGCCGACCTGGTGGAGCGGGTCTCGGCGGTGCTCGCCGGTGACGCCCCGGACGACCCCGAGGACGCCGCGCCGACCGCCGAGCAGGAGCGGCTCGCCATCGAGGCGGTCGCGACGGGCAGCCCGGTCCTCTCCCTGCGGGCACAGACCGAGCCGCCCGCCGGACAGGAACCCTCCGGCGACCCCGAGCCGCTCGGCGTGGAGCTGCTCATCGCCGTACCCGACCAGCCGGGTGTGCTGCCCGCGGTGGCCGGTGTGCTCGCCATGCACCGGCTGACCGTGCGGACGGCGGAGCTGCGGTCCCTGACCCTGCCGGACGGCGTCGACGGCTCCGTCCTGCTGCTGGACTGGCGGGTCGCCGCCGAGTACGGCTCCCTGCCGCAGGCCGCCCGCCTCCGCGCCGATCTGGTGCGGGCACTGGACGGCTCCCTGGACATCGCCGGCCGCCTCGCCGAACGGGACGCGGCCTATCCCCGCCGCCGGGGCGTGGTGGCCCCGCCGCCCCGGGTGTCGGTCCACCCGGCCGCCTCCCGGCTCGCCACCGTCATCGAGGTCCGCTCCCAGGACGCCCCGGGCCTGCTGTTCCGCATCGGCCGCGCCCTGGAGGACGCGAGCGTACTGGTGCGCAGCGCGCACGTCTCGACACTCGGTGCCAACGCCGTCGACGCCTTCTACGTGACCGGTCCGGAGGGCGCGCCGCTGCCCGGCGACGAGGCCGAGTCGGTGGCGCGGAAACTGGAGGAGACACTGCGTGGGTGA
- a CDS encoding bifunctional DNA primase/polymerase, translating into MGFTIGISRGMRDIRSGSRRRGRTSDGTAVAEYTGLWGWDVVPGARAAAGACSCGRRDCPAPGAHPLDFAPVIPAGATLDDVTETWGEFPGASVMLPVGRAFDVIEVAEPAGCRALARLERMGLPVGPVAATPDGRAHFFVAPGAAADLPGLLYRMGWDDPAALDLRGLGPGTHITAPPSDRGGLGPVRWLRSPALDSASRPPEARLVLGTLAYVAHRSRA; encoded by the coding sequence ATGGGCTTCACGATCGGCATCAGCCGGGGCATGCGCGACATCCGGTCCGGCTCCCGCCGCCGCGGCCGTACGTCGGACGGCACGGCCGTGGCCGAGTACACCGGCCTGTGGGGATGGGACGTGGTGCCGGGCGCCCGGGCCGCGGCGGGCGCCTGCTCCTGCGGCCGCCGCGACTGCCCGGCGCCGGGCGCGCATCCGCTGGACTTCGCGCCGGTGATCCCCGCCGGGGCGACGCTGGACGACGTGACCGAGACCTGGGGCGAGTTCCCCGGCGCCTCGGTGATGCTGCCGGTCGGCCGGGCGTTCGACGTCATCGAGGTGGCCGAGCCCGCCGGCTGCCGCGCGCTCGCCCGGCTGGAGCGCATGGGCCTGCCCGTCGGCCCCGTCGCGGCCACCCCGGACGGCCGCGCCCACTTCTTCGTCGCCCCCGGCGCCGCCGCCGACCTGCCCGGCCTGCTCTACCGCATGGGCTGGGACGACCCGGCCGCCCTCGACCTGCGCGGCCTCGGCCCCGGCACACACATCACGGCACCGCCCTCCGACCGCGGCGGCCTCGGCCCGGTGCGCTGGCTGCGCTCCCCCGCCCTGGACTCGGCGTCCAGGCCACCGGAGGCCCGCCTGGTGCTGGGCACCCTGGCGTACGTGGCGCACCGCTCACGGGCCTAG
- the proS gene encoding proline--tRNA ligase, which yields MTKAPVLTPQADDFPRWYQDLITKAELADNGPVRGTMVIRPYGYGLWERMQGEMDARIKETGTQNAYFPLLIPQSYLTREADHVEGFAPELAVVTHGGGKELEEPAVVRPTSEMIINDYFSKWVQSYRDLPLLINQWANVVRWELRPRLFLRTTEFLWQEGHTAHATYEEARDFAAHIHRRVYADFMVNVLAMDVVPGRKTVKERFAGAINTLTLEGMMGDGKALQMATSHELGQNFAKAFNTQYLSKDGKQELVWQTSWGSTTRMIGALVMMHGDDNGMRVPPRLAQIQAVVLAIKGDEAVLAKVHELGDRLKAAGVRVHVDDRTDTPFGRRAVDWELKGVPVRIEIGPRDLENGTAMLARRIPGGKEPVSLDALVSLLPEVLEEDQALLLTQSRERRESRTTEVSTIDEAVEVTGAGGWARIPWAVLGEEGEAKLADHAVTVRCLVAEDGSVPDADDAPGNVAVVARAY from the coding sequence ATGACCAAGGCACCCGTTCTCACCCCCCAGGCGGACGATTTCCCGCGCTGGTACCAGGACTTGATCACCAAGGCGGAGCTCGCCGACAACGGTCCGGTGCGCGGCACCATGGTCATCCGACCGTACGGGTACGGGCTGTGGGAGCGGATGCAGGGCGAGATGGACGCCCGCATCAAGGAGACGGGCACCCAGAACGCGTACTTCCCCCTGCTGATCCCGCAGTCGTACCTGACCAGGGAGGCGGACCACGTCGAGGGCTTCGCGCCCGAGCTGGCCGTGGTCACGCACGGCGGCGGCAAGGAACTCGAAGAGCCCGCCGTGGTCCGGCCCACCTCCGAGATGATCATCAACGACTACTTCTCGAAGTGGGTCCAGAGCTACCGCGACCTACCGCTGCTCATCAACCAGTGGGCGAATGTCGTGCGCTGGGAGCTGCGGCCCCGCCTGTTCCTGCGCACCACCGAGTTCCTCTGGCAGGAGGGCCACACCGCGCACGCCACGTACGAGGAGGCGCGCGATTTCGCCGCGCACATTCACCGGAGGGTCTACGCGGACTTCATGGTGAACGTCCTGGCCATGGACGTCGTCCCCGGCCGCAAGACCGTCAAGGAGCGGTTCGCCGGCGCCATCAACACCCTCACGCTCGAAGGCATGATGGGCGACGGCAAGGCCCTCCAGATGGCCACCAGCCACGAACTGGGCCAGAACTTCGCCAAGGCCTTCAACACGCAGTACCTGTCCAAGGACGGCAAGCAGGAGCTGGTCTGGCAGACCTCCTGGGGTTCCACCACCCGCATGATCGGCGCCCTGGTGATGATGCACGGCGACGACAACGGCATGCGCGTCCCGCCGCGGCTGGCACAGATCCAGGCCGTGGTGCTCGCGATCAAGGGCGACGAGGCGGTTCTGGCCAAGGTCCACGAGCTCGGCGACCGGCTGAAGGCGGCCGGGGTCCGTGTCCACGTGGACGACCGCACCGACACCCCCTTCGGCCGCCGCGCCGTCGACTGGGAGCTCAAGGGCGTGCCGGTCCGGATCGAGATCGGCCCCCGCGACCTGGAGAACGGCACCGCGATGCTGGCCCGCCGCATCCCGGGCGGCAAGGAGCCGGTCTCCCTGGACGCCCTGGTGTCGCTGCTGCCGGAGGTCCTCGAAGAAGACCAGGCCCTGCTGCTGACGCAGTCCCGGGAGCGCCGGGAGTCCCGTACCACCGAGGTCTCGACGATCGACGAGGCCGTCGAGGTCACGGGCGCCGGCGGCTGGGCGCGCATCCCGTGGGCGGTGCTCGGCGAGGAGGGCGAAGCGAAGCTGGCCGATCACGCGGTGACCGTACGGTGTCTGGTTGCCGAGGACGGGTCGGTGCCGGACGCCGACGACGCACCCGGTAACGTCGCGGTCGTCGCACGCGCTTACTGA
- the rpsP gene encoding 30S ribosomal protein S16, protein MAVKIKLKRLGKIRSPHYRIVVADSRTRRDGRAIEEIGKYHPTYNPSVIEVDAERVAYWLGVGAQPTEPVMAILKKTGDWQKFKGEPAPAPLLTQPEKAARPSFEAIGGDDEGKGEAITQKKKAEKKDEAAAESASTEA, encoded by the coding sequence GTGGCAGTCAAGATCAAGCTGAAGCGTCTGGGCAAGATCCGTTCGCCTCACTACCGCATCGTCGTCGCCGACTCCCGTACCCGTCGTGACGGTCGTGCGATCGAGGAGATCGGCAAGTACCACCCGACGTACAACCCGTCGGTGATCGAGGTCGACGCCGAGCGTGTGGCGTACTGGCTCGGTGTCGGCGCCCAGCCGACCGAGCCCGTGATGGCCATCCTCAAGAAGACCGGCGACTGGCAGAAGTTCAAGGGCGAGCCCGCCCCGGCTCCGCTGCTGACGCAGCCCGAGAAGGCCGCGCGCCCGTCGTTCGAGGCCATCGGCGGTGACGACGAGGGCAAGGGTGAGGCGATCACCCAGAAGAAGAAGGCTGAGAAGAAGGACGAGGCCGCCGCTGAGTCCGCTTCGACCGAGGCCTGA
- a CDS encoding P-II family nitrogen regulator — MKLITAVVKPHRLDEIKEALQAFGVHGLTVTEASGYGRQRGHTEVYRGAEYTVDLVPKIRIEVLVEDDDAEQLIDVVVKAARTGKIGDGKVWSIPVDTAVRVRTGERGPDAL; from the coding sequence ATGAAGCTCATCACCGCCGTCGTGAAGCCGCACCGGCTCGACGAGATCAAGGAGGCCCTCCAGGCCTTCGGCGTACACGGCCTGACGGTCACCGAGGCCAGCGGCTACGGTCGTCAGCGGGGCCACACCGAGGTCTACCGCGGTGCCGAGTACACCGTCGACCTGGTCCCCAAGATCCGCATCGAGGTCCTGGTCGAGGACGACGACGCCGAGCAGCTGATCGATGTCGTGGTCAAGGCGGCCCGCACCGGCAAGATCGGTGACGGCAAGGTCTGGTCCATCCCGGTCGACACGGCCGTACGGGTCCGGACCGGCGAGCGCGGCCCCGACGCGCTCTGA
- a CDS encoding ammonium transporter, whose product MAPAITLAAEAPKLSAANTGFMLICSALVMLMTPGLAFFYGGMVRVKSTLNMLMMSFISLGIVTILWVLFGFSMAFGTDSGHLIGWNSDWIGLSGVDKGELWGTYNIPLLVFMVFQLMFAIITPALISGALADRVKFSAWALFITLWAIVVYFPVAHWVWGEGGWAFDMGVIDFAGGTAVHINAGAAALGVILVIGKRVGFKRDPMRPHSLPLVMLGAGLLWFGWFGFNAGSWLGNDDGVGALMFVNTQVATAAAMLAWLAYEKIRHGAFTTLGAASGAVAGLVAITPSGGAVSPVGAIAVGAIAGVLCAMAVGLKYKFGYDDSLDVVGVHLVGGVVGSLLIGFFASGKGQSEVEGLFYGGGLTQFWKQCAGVFAVLAYSLIVSAILAFILDKTMGMRVSEDEEIAGIDQAEHAETAYDFSGAGGGAAKTAAVAAAVGGAESKKVDA is encoded by the coding sequence ATGGCACCAGCCATCACCCTTGCCGCAGAAGCACCCAAGCTGTCTGCCGCCAACACAGGGTTCATGCTCATCTGTTCCGCCCTGGTGATGCTCATGACCCCGGGTCTGGCCTTCTTCTACGGAGGCATGGTCCGCGTCAAGAGCACCCTGAACATGCTGATGATGAGCTTCATCAGCCTCGGGATCGTCACCATCCTGTGGGTGCTGTTCGGCTTCTCCATGGCGTTCGGCACCGACTCCGGCCACCTCATCGGCTGGAACTCGGACTGGATCGGCCTCAGCGGTGTCGACAAGGGCGAGCTGTGGGGCACGTACAACATCCCGCTCCTCGTCTTCATGGTCTTCCAGCTGATGTTCGCGATCATCACGCCCGCCCTGATCAGCGGTGCCCTCGCGGACCGTGTGAAGTTCTCGGCGTGGGCGCTGTTCATCACGCTGTGGGCCATCGTCGTCTACTTCCCGGTCGCCCACTGGGTCTGGGGCGAGGGCGGCTGGGCCTTCGACATGGGCGTGATCGACTTCGCCGGTGGTACGGCGGTCCACATCAACGCAGGTGCTGCCGCGCTGGGCGTGATCCTCGTCATCGGCAAGCGCGTCGGCTTCAAGCGGGACCCGATGCGCCCGCACAGCCTGCCGCTGGTCATGCTCGGCGCAGGGCTCCTGTGGTTCGGCTGGTTCGGCTTCAACGCCGGCTCCTGGCTCGGCAACGACGACGGCGTCGGCGCGCTGATGTTCGTCAACACGCAGGTCGCCACCGCTGCCGCCATGCTGGCCTGGCTCGCCTACGAGAAGATCCGCCACGGCGCGTTCACCACGCTGGGCGCCGCCTCCGGTGCCGTCGCCGGTCTGGTCGCCATCACCCCGTCCGGTGGTGCGGTCTCCCCGGTCGGCGCGATCGCCGTCGGCGCCATCGCCGGTGTGCTGTGCGCCATGGCCGTCGGCCTGAAGTACAAGTTCGGCTACGACGACTCCCTCGACGTCGTCGGCGTCCACCTGGTCGGCGGTGTCGTCGGCTCCCTGCTGATCGGCTTCTTCGCCAGCGGCAAGGGCCAGTCCGAGGTCGAGGGCCTCTTCTACGGCGGCGGTCTGACCCAGTTCTGGAAGCAGTGCGCCGGTGTCTTCGCGGTGCTCGCCTACTCGCTGATCGTCTCCGCGATCCTCGCCTTCATCCTCGACAAGACCATGGGTATGCGGGTCTCCGAGGACGAGGAGATCGCCGGCATCGACCAGGCCGAGCACGCCGAGACCGCATACGACTTCAGCGGCGCCGGTGGCGGTGCCGCCAAGACCGCCGCCGTCGCGGCCGCCGTGGGCGGCGCCGAGAGCAAGAAGGTGGACGCATGA